One part of the Drosophila teissieri strain GT53w chromosome 3R, Prin_Dtei_1.1, whole genome shotgun sequence genome encodes these proteins:
- the LOC122619614 gene encoding uncharacterized protein LOC122619614 isoform X1: MISRRDKLLQQPWEQLRYAQHREKVMSARPAIDTHSPRAHEHVQRKWKKQQVERERQQQIERENLRLLQKLGDIMRTKRINNLWLQPRPNFLNREKLFATRSYSSLPEVVTIYGKQPPGPLIYGMLPKPNVVGRCPTCSGNPERTEVAIPEQRTPWAPERKSWNRKSQEQVKLHRCYHCGSVKTSERKYFEEFSYSYSYDE; encoded by the exons ATGATCTCACGACGCGACAaattgctgcagcagccgTGGGAGCAACTGCGGTACGCCCAGCACCGCGAGAAGGTCATGTCCGCCCGCCCAGCCATCGACACCCACTCGCCGCGCGCCCACGAGCACGTGCAGCGCAAGTGGAAGAAGCAGCAAGTGGAGCGggagcgccagcagcagatcGAGCGGGAGAACCTGAGACTCCTCCAGAAACTGGGCGACATAATGCGCACCAAGCGCATCAACAACCTCTGGCTGCAGCCGCGGCCCAA TTTTCTCAACCGCGAGAAGCTCTTTGCCACCCGCTCGTACTCCAGCCTGCCGGAAGTGGTCACCATTTACGGAAAACAACCGCCGGGACCACTTATCTATGGCATGCTGCCCAAACCGAATGTTGTGGGTCGTTGTCCCACCTGCAGCGGCAATCCGGAGCGCACCGAGGTGGCCATTCCCGAGCAGCGAACTCCCTGGGCGCCCGAGAGAAAGTCCTGGAACCGGAAGAGCCAGGAGCAAGTGAAGTTGCATCGATGCTACCACTGCGGATCTGTAAAGACCAGCGAACGCAAGTACTTCGAGGAAttctcgtactcgtactcctACGACGAATGA
- the LOC122620191 gene encoding uncharacterized protein LOC122620191: MMPQIANKPNESIIRVPFETPRLAEIAYKVLSVDQEPRRNFVQKTLSLEDDVLVVRFQADQVKSLRTAITSFFEGLLLCQDTIKQFGDSKEDKLIPESNDNAGTHSGSDSA; the protein is encoded by the exons ATGATGCCACAAATTGCTAATAAACCAAATGAGTC CATAATAAGAGTGCCGTTCGAGACGCCACGGTTGGCCGAGATCGCCTACAAAGTCCTCAGTGTCGACCAGGAGCCGCGCCGGAATTTCGTGCAGAAAACTTTGAGCCTGGAAGACGATGTCCTGGTTGTGCGTTTCCAGGCGGATCAAGTGAAGAGCCTACGCACTGCCATCACCTCCTTCTTCGAGGGCCTGCTCCTCTGCCAGGACACCATCAAGCAGTTCGGAGACTCCAAGGAAGATAAGCTAATCCCCGAGAGCAACGACAATGCCGGAACACACTCCGGCTCCGACTCCGCATAG
- the LOC122619545 gene encoding charged multivesicular body protein 2a, with translation MDWLFGKKISPDEMLRKNQRALNKAMRDLDRERMKMEQQEKKIIADIKKMAKEGQMDAVKIMAKDLVRTRRYAKKFMLMKANIQAVSLKIQTLKSQNTMAQAMKGVTKAMQNMNRQLNLPQIQKILQDFEKQSEMMDMKEEMINDAIDDAMEDEGDEEETDAVVSQVLDELGLQLGEQLGDLPSASGSLSIAGGAGAQKAQAVAAGGIGGGGAAGGGGAGGGGAGGPGAPGGSGASSPMSDADADLQARLDKLRKD, from the exons ATGGACTGGCTATTTGGCAAGAAGATCAGCCCCGATGAGATGCTGCGCAAGAATCAGCGGGCGCTGAACAAAGCGATGCGGGATCTGGACCGCGAGCGGATGAaaatggagcagcaggagaagaagATCATCGCGGATATCAAGAAGATGGCCAAGGAGGGGCAAATGGATGCCGTGAAGATCATGGCCAAGGATCTGGTGCGCACCCGGCGGTATGCCAAGAAGTTCATGCTGATGAAGGCGAACATCCAGGCGGTGTCCCTCAAAATTCAGACGCTCAAGTCCCAGAACACAATGGCACAGGCCATGAAAG GTGTTACGAAGGCCATGCAGAACATGAACCGCCAGCTGAATCTCCCGCAAATCCAGAAGATCCTGCAGGACTTCGAGAAGCAGTCGGAAATGATGGACATGAAGGAGGAGATGATCAACGATGCTATCGATGACGCCATGGAGGACGAGGGCGACGAGGAGGAGACGGATGCTGTTGTGTCCCAGGTGCTGGACGAACTGGGTCTGCAATTGGGCGAACAGCTGGGCGACCTTCCTTCTGCCTCCGGTTCCCTTTCCATAGCCGGCGGCGCTGGCGCCCAGAAAGCACAGGCTGTGGCCGCTGGTGGCATtggcggcggtggagctgccggcggaggaggagctggtggaggCGGCGCTGGTGGTCCGGGAGCTCCGGGTGGCAGTGGTGCCTCATCGCCCATGTCCGATGCCGATGCGGATCTGCAGGCGCGCCTGGATAAGCTGCGCAAGGATTAA
- the LOC122620190 gene encoding phosphatidylinositol N-acetylglucosaminyltransferase subunit P, whose product MPEHTPAPTPHRAVYGFAFYMLFTVLFLVYVSWALLPVEFGLHSYLPDKYFAVFVPFLVMVFAWFFAFLIYPAINLSMTVDVDSIASVVDPKLALPKGTEFTSWSQLQKGKDIEDSTSKKASPVNCNLCRTFHQPVTRAPIAPLRFLDLQEVNTAYYN is encoded by the coding sequence ATGCCGGAACACACTCCGGCTCCGACTCCGCATAGGGCGGTCTATGGTTTCGCCTTCTATATGCTGTTTACCGTCCTCTTCCTCGTCTACGTGAGTTGGGCCCTGCTGCCGGTGGAGTTTGGCCTGCACTCGTATTTGCCGGACAAGTATTTCGCCGTATTTGTGCCCTTCCTGGTGATGGTCTTTGCCTGGTTCTTTGCCTTCCTCATCTACCCTGCCATAAATCTCTCCATGACAGTGGATGTTGATTCCATTGCCTCGGTGGTGGATCCCAAGCTGGCGCTGCCCAAGGGCACAGAGTTCACCTCCTGGTCGCAGTTGCAAAAGGGCAAGGACATCGAGGATTCCACGTCGAAGAAGGCTTCTCCAGTGAACTGCAACCTGTGCAGGACTTTCCACCAACCCGTGACGCGTGCACCTATTGCACCACTGCGTTTTCTGGACCTCCAGGAAGTAAATACAGCGTATTACAACTAA
- the LOC122620188 gene encoding DNA replication complex GINS protein SLD5 — MSDVEDVPETQLEIDDTEGAELEDEDDDDMEQITAQKVLETLETAWINEMCAPEILPSQADMLELMVSQVAHMEEQMRDLDKNDFRAVVHSMELERVRYIMASYLRCRLQKIETFTQHILNQEADREPDDKRLSPEETKFAQEFASNVDEYFHKVATQYMPNQQRGEAEQRIVTPNLMSHVFLKANVAVPAVIVGVDDEEVDMAAGSQHIIPYQLVADLIQNNQAQLI, encoded by the exons atgtCGGATGTAGAAGATGTGCCCGAAACCCAGCTGGAAATCGATGACACCGAAGGCGCAGAactggaggatgaggatgatgacgaCATGGAACAGATTACAGCGCAGAAG GTTCTGGAAACCTTAGAAACCGCCTGGATAAATGAAATGTGTGCGCCGGAAATACTGCCCAGCCAGGCGGACATGCTGGAGCTGATGGTCTCCCAAGTGGCCCACATGGAGGAGCAGATGCGCGACCTGGACAAGAACGATTTCCGAGCGGTGGTGCACTCCATGGAACTGGAGAGGGTGCGCTACATAATGGCCAGTTATCTCCGTTGCCGCCTGCAGAAGATCGAAACCTTCACGCAACACATCCTCAACCAGGAGGCGGACCGAGAGCCGGATGACAAACGTCTGTCTCCCGAGGAGACCAAGTTTGCCCAAGAGTTTGCCAGTAATGTGGATGAGTACTTCCACAAGGTAGCCACCCAATACATGCCCAATCAGCAGAGAGGGGAGGCGGAGCAGAGGATTGTGACTCCCAATCTGATGAGCCATGTCTTCCTCAAGGCAAATGTGGCGG TGCCCGCTGTGATCGTGGGCGTCGATGATGAGGAGGTGGACATGGCGGCCGGCTCCCAGCACATTATTCCCTACCAACTAGTGGCCGACTTGATACAAAACAATCAAGCGCAGCTCATTTAA
- the LOC122620189 gene encoding pre-rRNA-processing protein TSR2 homolog, producing the protein MAATQQTEFQKNFRVIVEKIFNHWQDLRLAVEHGMGGRNGQQVAIEIMDYTYQYCVSNENITQGELQEVLEELMDQEFNTLCDDDSIPEICRNLLRYKLLAQQNQYPQIEAELSKLPAGKEWLRPDVKITYTPIDGDSSSDEDMDDSDEEDDDEMGQGDEDTPSGSGRMTRSQARKQQAEEFVEPEDGWTTVRRK; encoded by the exons ATGGCAGCCACACAACAAACTGAATTCCAAAAGAATTTTCGGGTGATTGTGGAGAAGATCTTCAATCACTGGCAGGATCTCCGGCTGGCGGTAGAGCATGGCATGGGCGGACGCAATGGCCAACAG GTGGCCATAGAAATCATGGACTACACCTACCAGTACTGTGTGTCCAATGAAAATATCACGCAGGGCGAACTGCAGGAGGTTCTGGAGGAGCTGATGGACCAGGAGTTTAACACCCTCTGCGATGACGACTCCATTCCGGAGATCTGTCGGAATCTGCTGCGCTACAAGTTGTTGGCCCAGCAGAATCAGTATCCACAAATAGAGGCTGAACTGAGTAAACTTCCTGCTGGCAAGGAGTGGCTGCGTCCGGATGTTAAGATCACCTACACGCCCATCGATGGGGACTCCTCTTCCGATGAGGACATGGACGACAGtgacgaggaggacgatgaTGAAATGGGCCAGGGAGACGAGGACACTCCCAGTGGCAGTGGCCGGATGACTCGATCGCAGGCACGAAAGCAGCAGGCTGAGGAGTTTGTGGAACCAGAAGATGGCTGGACCACCGTGCGAAGAAAGTGA
- the LOC122619615 gene encoding 60S ribosomal protein L34, whose translation MVQRLTLRRRLSYNTRSNKRRIVRTPGGRLVYQYVKKNPTVPRCSQCKEKLHGITPSRPSERPRMSKRLKTVSRTYGGVLCHSCLRERIVRAFLIEEQKIVKALKSQREALVKPVKKVVEKKPVKAAAKKPTGKTAGKPGAKAVGKKPAPKGAPKGVVKSKK comes from the exons ATGGTCCAACGCTTGACTCTGAGGCGACGTCTGTCGTACAACACCCGCTCCAACAAGAGGCGCAT TGTGCGCACTCCCGGAGGCCGTCTGGTGTACCAGTACGTGAAGAAGAACCCCACTGTGCCACGCTGTAGTCAGTGCAAGGAGAAGCTCCACGGAATTACGCCCTCCCGCCCCAGCGAGCGTCCCAGGATGTCCAAGCGTTTGAAGACCGTTTCCCGGACCTACGGAGGTGTCCTGTGCCACAGCTGCCTGCGTGAGAGGATCGTTCGCGCCTTCCTCATCGAGGAGCAGAAGATCGTCAAGGCTCTGAAGAGCCAGCGCGAGGCTTTGGTCAAACCCGTCAAGAAGGTTGTGGAGAAGAAGCCGGTGAAGGCCGCCGCCAAGAAGCCGACGGGAAAGACAGCCGGAAAGCCAGGTGCCAAGGCCGTTGGCAAGAAGCCCGCACCCAAGGGCGCTCCTAAGGGAGTCGTTAAGTCCAAGAAGTAA
- the LOC122619614 gene encoding uncharacterized protein LOC122619614 isoform X2 gives MAQRLTSFLNREKLFATRSYSSLPEVVTIYGKQPPGPLIYGMLPKPNVVGRCPTCSGNPERTEVAIPEQRTPWAPERKSWNRKSQEQVKLHRCYHCGSVKTSERKYFEEFSYSYSYDE, from the exons ATGGCCCAGCGCCTAACAAG TTTTCTCAACCGCGAGAAGCTCTTTGCCACCCGCTCGTACTCCAGCCTGCCGGAAGTGGTCACCATTTACGGAAAACAACCGCCGGGACCACTTATCTATGGCATGCTGCCCAAACCGAATGTTGTGGGTCGTTGTCCCACCTGCAGCGGCAATCCGGAGCGCACCGAGGTGGCCATTCCCGAGCAGCGAACTCCCTGGGCGCCCGAGAGAAAGTCCTGGAACCGGAAGAGCCAGGAGCAAGTGAAGTTGCATCGATGCTACCACTGCGGATCTGTAAAGACCAGCGAACGCAAGTACTTCGAGGAAttctcgtactcgtactcctACGACGAATGA
- the LOC122619544 gene encoding UMP-CMP kinase — MWRALARTTWRAAANDCGSPGVRFAPSTLTQQQLRHSKASKRYTTTTTNTSTAPPHKIRIGIMSVEKPKVVFVLGGPGAGKGTQCSRIVDRFQFTHLSAGDLLREERSREGSEFGNLIEDYIRNGKIVPVEVTCSLLENAMKASGKSRFLIDGFPRNQDNLDGWNRQMSEKVDFQFVLFFDCGEDVCVQRCLGRGQSGSGRTDDNLDSLKKRISTYNNDSLPIIKFFEGAGQVKRIDASPDAEQVFGEVEKILVASGF, encoded by the coding sequence ATGTGGCGGGCTTTGGCACGAACGACGTGGAGAGCAGCTGCCAACGATTGCGGGTCACCAGGAGTCCGTTTCGCACCATCAACGCTGACGCAGCAGCAATTGCGACATTCCAAGGCCAGCAAAAGgtacaccaccaccacaacaaaCACCTCCACAGCCCCACCACACAaaatcagaatcggaatcatGAGCGTGGAGAAGCCAAAAGTTGTCTTCGTTTTGGGCGGTCCCGGGGCCGGCAAGGGCACCCAGTGCTCCCGGATTGTGGATCGCTTCCAGTTCACCCACCTCTCGGCCGGAGATCTGCTGCGCGAGGAGCGTTCGCGTGAGGGCTCCGAATTCGGTAACCTCATCGAGGACTACATACGCAATGGCAAAATAGTGCCCGTAGAGGTCACGTGTTCGCTGCTGGAGAACGCCATGAAGGCGTCGGGCAAGTCGCGATTCCTCATAGACGGCTTCCCACGCAATCAGGATAATCTCGATGGATGGAACCGCCAGATGTCCGAGAAGGTGGACTTCCAGTTTGTGCTGTTCTTCGACTGCGGCGAGGATGTGTGCGTGCAGCGGTGTCTAGGCCGTGGGCAGAGTGGCTCCGGACGGACGGACGATAATCTGGACAGCCTGAAGAAGCGCATCTCAACCTACAACAACGACTCGCTGCCCATCATCAAGTTCTTCGAGGGCGCCGGCCAGGTGAAGCGGATCGACGCCAGTCCGGATGCCGAACAGGTGTTTGGGGAGGTGGAGAAGATATTGGTGGCCAGCGGCTTCTAG
- the LOC122619613 gene encoding tRNA (adenine(58)-N(1))-methyltransferase catalytic subunit TRMT61A, with translation MSFLKPKTHIEKGDVVILYLSVSSMHAIEAVPEIVNKKGETIPHIFQTNYGSLKVENIIGVEYGSKVELSKGWAHVLQPTPELWTQTLPHRTQIIYTPDISMIIHQLEVRPGAVVVESGTGSGSLSHYFLRALKPTGHLHTFDFHEARADQARDEFRRHGIADFVTVYHRDVCNLGFGAELDGKADAVFLDLPAPDLAVPHAFKALKLSGGRFCSFSPCIEQSQRCIQELTKLGFNEIVSLEVLQQENVVKTRTLPVIDLEFLKLPKTDETTATAANAEESKAPKEVKKYLTSSNPQTLPGHTGFLTFATLPPNIPKA, from the exons ATGAGTTTTCTGAAACCCAAGACCCACATAGAAAAGGGAGATGTGGTCATCCTTTACTTGAGTGTCAGTTCCATGCATGCCATCGAAGCGGTGCCCGAAATAGTCAACAAAAAGGGCGAAACAATACCGCATATTTTTCAGACCAATTATGGATCGCTAAAAGTTGAAA ATATCATCGGCGTGGAGTATGGCAGTAAAGTGGAGCTCTCCAAGGGCTGGGCCCACGTCCTTCAGCCAACGCCGGAACTCTGGACACAAACGCTGCCCCACCGCACGCAAATTATTTATACGCCGGATATCAGTATGATTATCCATCAACTGGAGGTCCGACCCGGTGCCGTGGTCGTCGAGTCGGGCACAGGATCGGGATCATTGTCGCACTACTTTCTGAGAGCACTGAAACCCACTGGCCACCTGCACACCTTCGATTTCCACGAAGCTCGAGCGGATCAGGCACGCGACGAGTTCCGGCGACATGGTATCGCCGACTTCGTCACCGTCTATCACCGGGACGTTTGCAATCTGGGCTTTGGCGCGGAACTGGATGGAAAGGCCGATGCGGTCTTCTTGGATCTGCCCGCGCCCGATCTCGCAGTGCCGCACGCCTTCAAGGCGTTGAAGCTGTCCG GAGGTCGTTTCTGTTCGTTTTCGCCCTGCATTGAGCAGTCGCAGCGCTGCATTCAAGAGCTAACCAAGCTGGGCTTCAACGAGATCGTTTCCTTGGAGGTGCTGCAGCAGGAGAACGTGGTGAAGACTCGCACACTGCCCGTCATCGATCTTGAGTTCCTTAAATTGCCCAAAACCGATGAGACGACGGCGACGGCAGCAAATGCCGAGGAGAGCAAGGCGCCAAAGGAGGTGAAGAAGTACCTGACCTCCAGTAATCCCCAAACCCTGCCCGGTCACACGGGCTTCCTCACCTTCGCCACTTTGCCACCAAATATACCCAAGGCCTGA